The following coding sequences are from one Achromobacter sp. B7 window:
- a CDS encoding gamma-glutamyl-gamma-aminobutyrate hydrolase family protein (Members of this family of hydrolases with an active site Cys residue belong to MEROPS family C26.), with amino-acid sequence MKSDRRIGISMRVVQATGYAEPRDALSQQWAGFMAQALPGTRWLPIPNLGAQAVSVFCAQWELNGLILSGGDDIGHSHVRDETELELLEWAERHDAPVLGICRGMQLMCMRAGAELVPVQGHVRTRHVLSGERSGEVNSFHAWAPDRCPMGFRPLANAPDGVLEAVAHGTLRWEGWMWHPERETLIDQLDAQRLQRIFE; translated from the coding sequence ATGAAAAGTGACCGAAGAATCGGCATCTCCATGCGAGTCGTGCAGGCCACCGGCTACGCGGAGCCGCGAGACGCCCTATCCCAACAGTGGGCCGGCTTCATGGCGCAGGCACTGCCAGGCACGCGCTGGCTGCCCATTCCGAATCTGGGCGCCCAAGCGGTGTCCGTGTTCTGCGCGCAATGGGAACTGAATGGCCTGATCCTGAGCGGTGGTGACGACATCGGACATTCGCATGTGCGTGACGAGACGGAACTGGAGCTACTGGAATGGGCTGAGCGGCATGACGCGCCTGTGCTGGGCATCTGCCGCGGCATGCAATTGATGTGCATGCGGGCCGGCGCCGAACTGGTCCCTGTGCAAGGTCATGTGCGCACGCGGCACGTCCTGTCTGGTGAACGCAGCGGAGAGGTCAACAGCTTTCATGCGTGGGCGCCGGACCGTTGCCCAATGGGCTTCCGGCCCCTGGCGAATGCCCCCGACGGTGTGCTAGAGGCCGTTGCACATGGCACCCTGCGCTGGGAAGGCTGGATGTGGCACCCCGAGCGTGAAACCTTGATCGACCAGCTGGACGCGCAACGTCTGCAAAGGATATTTGAATGA
- a CDS encoding NTP transferase domain-containing protein gives MKAIILAAGRGSRMGDMTADQPKCLTKLKGIALLDRQLAALREGGVDEIGIVTGYRREALADRGLHEFHNADWSHTNMVSSLACARRWLQDGPCIVSYSDIFYEAQAVRSLIHYDGALALTYDPDWLSLWGARFSDPLSDAETFRLAPDGTLLEIGEKPLTVGEVQGQYMGLLRFTPESWHALDNMRAALPRDERNQMHMTGALQHLIRTGGIAIHAVPYSGTWGEVDSQEDLAVYESAPLRP, from the coding sequence ATGAAAGCCATCATCCTCGCGGCGGGACGCGGCAGCCGCATGGGCGACATGACGGCAGACCAACCGAAGTGTCTGACCAAATTGAAGGGCATTGCTTTGCTGGACAGACAGCTGGCGGCATTGCGCGAGGGCGGCGTCGACGAAATTGGCATTGTGACCGGGTATCGTCGCGAGGCCCTGGCCGATCGCGGTCTGCACGAGTTCCACAATGCCGATTGGAGCCATACGAACATGGTTTCGTCCCTGGCGTGCGCCCGGCGGTGGTTGCAGGACGGCCCGTGCATCGTCAGCTATTCGGACATCTTCTACGAAGCCCAGGCGGTCCGATCGCTCATTCATTACGACGGCGCCTTGGCGCTGACTTACGATCCCGATTGGCTGTCTTTGTGGGGCGCACGCTTCAGCGATCCGCTCTCCGACGCGGAAACCTTCAGATTGGCCCCAGATGGGACGCTATTGGAAATCGGCGAAAAGCCCCTCACTGTGGGTGAAGTACAGGGGCAGTACATGGGGCTATTGCGCTTTACTCCCGAAAGCTGGCACGCCTTGGACAATATGCGTGCCGCGCTGCCGAGGGACGAGCGCAACCAGATGCATATGACTGGCGCCCTGCAGCACCTTATTCGAACGGGTGGCATAGCTATTCACGCTGTGCCCTATAGCGGTACTTGGGGCGAAGTAGACTCACAGGAAGATCTGGCCGTTTACGAGTCTGCCCCACTTCGGCCGTAG
- a CDS encoding DUF2142 domain-containing protein, with translation MLESATRKSLGTWQHWVVALFVLVCIVFAKVIPPMQSPDEFDHVKRAYLLGKGVLLLEPSAEHGSGGQIDTGLLSYFGAYGMLPYQSVRKLSQEEAFTADGISWSGKTEFSATPGTGYYMPLIYAPQAIGLTAGEMAGLTIADSYDLARVFNIVCGALLLLAAFRLYPTNPWVLGLLILPMSLFQFASATIDGLSLSLTIFSVSAFLRIARDRAKTPTWLLLTLAMSLVALISSRVHMLPMVTLLFAAGFYSKRRAAFGLFVLALAVIGAWLYLAISTTLDKRVTIGAGPGEVIGFYLQDPLQFARVLRATLADQDLMRFYGHSFLGALGWLDTYFSGRVYKVIGIAFSSVALFSLSWKSIRQDWIARGLLLACAGAAVLLTFIALLITWNKHPAAQILGVQGRYFALPMVLVAYALAAGIGSFQGFARKIAVTGLLVLFYISVTSTLPLLLTRYYQTFNPIDPVTASVRATPQLGPETPIAIEMSQRHLNEPRELVGLGIDFGTYARENRGTGELHLQSATGQTVRQSFDLATLQDNQYAEIYFQPGVYTNGRIVSVEGGGVSVWEAQMSNGYLNSCLVYIYADGKKKFTEGCPIPGH, from the coding sequence ATGTTGGAATCGGCGACCAGGAAAAGCTTGGGGACTTGGCAGCATTGGGTGGTCGCGCTGTTTGTGTTGGTCTGCATCGTTTTCGCGAAAGTCATTCCCCCGATGCAGTCACCTGATGAGTTCGACCACGTCAAACGAGCATATCTGCTTGGCAAGGGCGTCCTCTTGCTTGAGCCATCTGCCGAACATGGTTCCGGCGGTCAAATCGACACAGGACTCCTTTCGTATTTCGGGGCATATGGCATGTTGCCATACCAATCCGTACGCAAGCTGTCGCAAGAAGAGGCGTTTACCGCCGATGGCATAAGTTGGAGTGGAAAGACGGAATTCAGCGCAACCCCTGGGACCGGCTACTACATGCCGCTTATTTATGCTCCCCAGGCAATCGGATTAACGGCGGGGGAGATGGCCGGTCTCACCATCGCTGACTCGTACGACCTTGCGCGCGTCTTCAATATCGTATGTGGCGCACTGCTTCTCCTTGCTGCGTTTCGGCTTTACCCAACCAATCCGTGGGTTCTGGGTTTGCTCATTCTGCCGATGAGCCTGTTCCAGTTTGCATCTGCCACCATCGACGGTCTATCGCTCAGTTTGACGATTTTTTCTGTGTCGGCATTTCTGCGTATCGCTCGGGACCGTGCCAAAACGCCGACGTGGTTGCTGCTCACGCTGGCAATGTCACTTGTAGCGCTGATTTCAAGCCGGGTTCATATGCTCCCCATGGTTACCTTGCTGTTTGCAGCAGGTTTCTATTCCAAGCGTCGTGCGGCTTTCGGGCTTTTCGTGTTGGCACTGGCCGTGATCGGCGCATGGCTTTATCTGGCGATCAGTACGACGCTCGACAAGCGCGTAACGATCGGGGCGGGACCAGGGGAAGTCATTGGTTTTTATCTGCAAGACCCGCTGCAGTTTGCGAGGGTACTGCGCGCTACATTGGCTGACCAAGACCTGATGCGCTTTTATGGTCATTCGTTCCTGGGCGCGCTTGGGTGGCTGGATACTTATTTTTCCGGCCGCGTGTACAAGGTAATCGGCATAGCATTTTCCTCCGTGGCGCTTTTTTCTTTGTCATGGAAGAGCATTCGGCAAGACTGGATAGCAAGAGGGCTGTTGCTTGCATGCGCGGGTGCAGCGGTCCTGTTGACGTTTATTGCCCTGCTCATTACATGGAACAAGCACCCTGCAGCCCAGATTTTGGGAGTACAAGGGCGATATTTCGCATTGCCCATGGTGCTGGTTGCTTATGCTCTCGCAGCAGGCATTGGCTCGTTTCAGGGTTTCGCTCGAAAGATTGCCGTAACCGGTTTGCTGGTTCTGTTTTACATTTCCGTTACGTCAACGTTGCCATTGCTGCTGACCCGCTATTACCAGACCTTTAATCCGATCGACCCCGTTACTGCTTCAGTTCGAGCGACGCCCCAGCTCGGACCGGAGACTCCAATCGCAATAGAAATGAGCCAACGTCACCTCAATGAGCCACGTGAACTTGTTGGTTTGGGAATTGACTTCGGAACGTATGCGCGAGAAAACCGAGGAACTGGTGAATTGCACCTGCAGTCAGCGACCGGGCAGACGGTACGGCAATCATTCGATCTCGCCACGCTGCAAGATAATCAATATGCCGAGATCTACTTTCAGCCCGGGGTGTACACCAACGGTAGGATTGTTTCGGTGGAGGGCGGTGGTGTCAGCGTGTGGGAGGCACAAATGTCCAACGGATATCTAAATTCCTGCTTGGTGTACATCTATGCCGACGGGAAGAAGAAATTCACCGAGGGCTGCCCAATTCCCGGCCATTGA
- a CDS encoding 4-amino-4-deoxy-L-arabinose-phospho-UDP flippase produces the protein MTILVAIICVIGIAVGQILFKLSAQSLQKTGTFFDIGTLALLFSAFALYGFTTIAWVWVLQKAELGRVYPLMAMAFVLVPIGSYFFLGERFNPQYFVGVALIAAGIVIAVRS, from the coding sequence ATGACCATCCTGGTAGCTATTATCTGTGTCATTGGCATTGCGGTCGGGCAAATTCTATTCAAGCTGAGCGCCCAGTCGCTGCAAAAGACGGGCACTTTTTTCGACATAGGAACGCTTGCTCTCCTCTTTTCGGCCTTCGCCCTTTATGGGTTCACCACCATAGCGTGGGTGTGGGTGCTGCAAAAGGCGGAACTTGGCCGCGTTTATCCCTTGATGGCCATGGCGTTTGTCCTGGTGCCGATTGGCAGCTATTTCTTTCTGGGCGAACGGTTCAATCCGCAGTATTTTGTTGGCGTTGCATTGATAGCCGCCGGTATCGTCATTGCAGTCAGGTCCTGA
- a CDS encoding glycosyltransferase family 2 protein codes for MQISVPQVAVVIPSYKVCTHILGVIDAVGPEVDRIYVVDDCCPDASGAFVEKHCEDPRVRVLRNPVNRGVGGAVLMGYQAGLDEGMEIIVKIDGDGQMDPALIPEFIAPIQAGEADYAKGNRFFDLEKIREMPKIRSFGNAILSFMTKLSSGYWDLFDPTNGYTAIHRDVVMHLPFEKISNRYFFETDMLFRLNTLRAVVVDVPMDAKYGDEVSNLKISRIIGEFAAKHFRNFWKRVFYNYYLRDMSLASFELPLGLIMLAWGLGYGLLNWNVNPGVSAPAGTVMLAALPVILGVQFILAFIGYDIASVPKRPFHRRNRAAAEKTDKKLELK; via the coding sequence ATGCAAATTTCGGTGCCTCAAGTTGCCGTTGTCATCCCCAGTTATAAGGTGTGCACGCATATCCTCGGGGTTATTGACGCCGTCGGCCCAGAGGTTGACCGTATCTACGTAGTAGACGACTGCTGTCCTGATGCGTCCGGCGCGTTTGTCGAAAAGCACTGCGAGGATCCGCGCGTGCGTGTGCTTCGCAATCCTGTGAATCGCGGCGTGGGTGGGGCCGTTTTAATGGGATACCAGGCTGGGCTTGATGAAGGCATGGAAATCATTGTCAAGATCGATGGCGACGGGCAGATGGACCCTGCGTTGATACCAGAGTTTATTGCCCCGATTCAGGCGGGCGAGGCGGATTACGCGAAGGGAAACCGCTTCTTCGATTTGGAGAAGATTCGGGAAATGCCGAAGATTCGTTCATTCGGCAATGCCATCCTGTCCTTCATGACCAAATTGTCATCCGGATACTGGGATTTGTTCGACCCGACTAACGGCTACACGGCAATACATCGCGATGTCGTTATGCACCTGCCGTTTGAGAAAATCAGTAATCGCTATTTCTTCGAGACTGATATGTTGTTTCGATTGAATACGTTGCGAGCCGTTGTGGTGGATGTTCCTATGGACGCGAAGTATGGCGATGAAGTTAGTAATCTGAAGATCTCCAGAATCATCGGCGAATTTGCCGCCAAGCACTTTCGAAATTTCTGGAAGCGAGTTTTCTATAACTATTACCTTCGTGATATGTCACTCGCGTCTTTCGAGCTGCCCCTAGGGTTGATTATGTTGGCTTGGGGGCTGGGGTATGGGCTGCTGAATTGGAATGTCAACCCAGGTGTCTCGGCGCCCGCCGGCACCGTCATGTTGGCCGCATTGCCGGTAATTCTCGGCGTACAGTTCATATTGGCGTTTATCGGGTATGACATTGCGTCGGTCCCCAAACGTCCATTCCACCGTCGTAACAGGGCTGCCGCAGAAAAGACGGATAAAAAACTGGAGTTGAAATGA